The following coding sequences are from one Nicotiana tomentosiformis chromosome 3, ASM39032v3, whole genome shotgun sequence window:
- the LOC104108585 gene encoding BAG family molecular chaperone regulator 2, with protein MMRMKTKTTAVPPMMNGASAVGRDRATENEWEVRPGGMLVQKRNPDSENRPPPPTIRVRVKYGSIYHEINISAQATFGELKKMLTGPTGLHHQDQKLLYKDKERDNNAFLDMAGIKDKSKIVLVEDPISQEKRYLEMRKNAKMEKAAKTISDISFEVDRLAGQVSAFETVISKGAKVAEKDLVNVIELLMNQLLKLDGITAEGDVKLQRKMQVKRVQKYVETLDLLKIKNSAPTSNGNHIPKQETSPSQQHHHQRRYSNEQASSPVQNQNVRHSFAHSPAQTKQQQQQQPSRHSASGSVVITTQWETFDPAPASLLDHYSTMPTNNNHAAPAQPRYNWDLL; from the exons ATGATGCGAATGAAGACCAAAACCACGGCTGTGCCTCCGATGATGAACGGAGCTTCAGCCGTCGGCAGAGACCGTGCCACCGAGAACGAGTGGGAGGTCCGACCCGGTGGAATGCTGGTCCAGAAGCGTAACCCGGATTCTGAAAACCGTCCTCCTCCTCCCACTATTCGGGTTCGGGTCAAGTATGGTTCCATTTACCACGAAATCAATATCAGTGCTCAAGCAACCTTCG GGGAATTGAAGAAGATGTTAACGGGGCCAACGGGGCTGCACCACCAAGATCAAAAGTTGTTGTACAAAGACAAAGAGAGGGACAACAATGCGTTCCTTGATATGGCTGGTATTAAGGACAAGTCCAAAATTGTGCTAGTTGAAGATCCAATTAGCCAAGAGAAACGGTACCTTGAGATGAGAAAGAATGCCAAGATGGAGAAGGCTGCTAAAACTATATCAGACATCAGTTTTGAAGTCGATAGGCTTGCTGGACAG GTATCTGCATTCGAAACTGTAATTTCCAAAGGTGCAAAAGTTGCAGAAAAGGATTTGGTTAATGTGATAGAATTATTGATGAATCAATTGCTTAAATTGGATGGTATTACAGCTGAAGGTGATGTTAAACTGCAGAGAAAAATGCAG GTGAAAAGAGTGCAAAAATATGTCGAAACACTAGATTTATTGAAGATAAAAAATTCAGCGCCAACAAGCAATGGGAATCACATTCCAAAACAGGAAACCTCTCCATCTCAACAGCATCATCACCAACGCAGGTATTCTAACGAGCAAGCATCATCACCAGTTCAAAACCAGAACGTCAGGCATTCGTTCGCGCATTCTCCTGCACAAACAaaacagcagcagcagcagcagccaTCCAGGCACTCTGCCTCGGGTTCTGTTGTCATAACTACACAATGGGAAACATTTGACCCTGCGCCAGCGTCGTTGCTGGATCATTATTCAACCATGCCAACCAATAATAATCATGCTGCTCCTGCCCAACCTCGATACAATTGGGATTTGCTTTGA